The following coding sequences lie in one Rutidosis leptorrhynchoides isolate AG116_Rl617_1_P2 chromosome 4, CSIRO_AGI_Rlap_v1, whole genome shotgun sequence genomic window:
- the LOC139843978 gene encoding uncharacterized protein, whose translation MMLCPELYTQIQTWLRDYDKIQSFAVILIYIQIGCGLIGSLGALYNGVSLINVGIGLFALVAIESSSQSLGRTYAVLLFSAILLDILWFSLFFHEIWYISSEMYGEFAILSVRLTLLMQIIGFTVRSSSSLLWIQMYRLGPSLVDSIVPRDGDLDSRNSFMSPATPPVIRHTTAPVDTLYDPGFYSSLFSDNQDEESLHSGGQYHRIGMDGSVSDSLLKPTLSKSLRATHEHSALSRLGSL comes from the exons ATGATGCTTTGTCCTGAATTATACACTCAGATTCAAACATGGCTTCGTGATTACGATAAGATTCAATCGTTCGCCGTGATTCTAATTTATATTCAA ATTGGTTGTGGTTTAATTGGATCATTGGGGGCGTTATATAACGGAGTTTCGCTTATAAACGTTGGGATTGGGCTATTTGCATTGGTTGCAATCGAAAGTAGTAGTCAGAGTCTCGGCCGAACTTATGCTGTCCTTTTGTTTTCTGCGATATTACTTGACATTTTGTGGTTCAGCCTCTTCTTTCATGAAATCTG GTACATTTCTTCTGAAATGTATGGAGAATTTGCCATCCTTTCAGTGAGATTGACTTTGTTAATGCAAATTATTGGGTTCACAGTAAGATCATCATCCTCACTATTATGGATTCAGATGTATAGATTGGGGCCATCACTTGTAGATAGTATAGTTCCTCGAGATGGAGACTTGGATTCGAGGAACAGTTTTATGAGTCCAGCCACTCCTCCTGTAATTAGACATACTACTGCTCCAGTCGATACCCTCTACGATCCGGGTTTCTACTCGTCTCTTTTTTCAGATAATCAAGATGAGGAATCTTTACATTCG GGAGGTCAATACCATCGCATTGGTATGGATGGGTCTGTGTCTGATTCTCTGTTGAAGCCAACTTTAAGCAAATCTCTTCGGGCCACTCAC